Proteins encoded by one window of Homo sapiens chromosome 10, GRCh38.p14 Primary Assembly:
- the PPP1R3C gene encoding protein phosphatase 1 regulatory subunit 3C: MSCTRMIQVLDPRPLTSSVMPVDVAMRLCLAHSPPVKSFLGPYDEFQRRHFVNKLKPLKSCLNIKHKAKSQNDWKCSHNQAKKRVVFADSKGLSLTAIHVFSDLPEEPAWDLQFDLLDLNDISSALKHHEEKNLILDFPQPSTDYLSFRSHFQKNFVCLENCSLQERTVTGTVKVKNVSFEKKVQIRITFDSWKNYTDVDCVYMKNVYGGTDSDTFSFAIDLPPVIPTEQKIEFCISYHANGQVFWDNNDGQNYRIVHVQWKPDGVQTQMAPQDCAFHQTSPKTELESTIFGSPRLASGLFPEWQSWGRMENLASYR; this comes from the exons ATGAGCTGCACCAG AATGATCCAGGTTTTAGATCCACGTCCTTTGACAAGTTCGGTCATGCCCGTGGATGTGGCCATGAGGCTTTGCTTGGCACATTCACCACCTGTGAAGAGTTTCCTGGGCCCGTACGATGAATTTCAACGACGACATTTTGTGAATAAATTAAAGCCCCTGAAATCATGTCTCAATATAAAACACAAAGCCAAATCACAGAATGACTGGAAGTGCTCACACAACCAAGCCAAGAAGCGCGTTGTGTTTGCTGACTCCAAGGGCCTCTCTCTCACTGCGATCCATGTCTTCTCCGACCTCCCAGAAGAACCAGCGTGGGATCTGCAGTTTGATCTCTTGGACCTTAATGATATCTCCTCTGCCTTAAAACACCACGAGGAGAAAAACTTGATTTTAGATTTCCCTCAGCCTTCAACCGATTACTTAAGTTTCCGGAGCCACTTTCAGAAGAACTTTGTCTGTCTGGAGAACTGCTCGTTGCAAGAGCGAACAGTGACAGGGACTGTTAAAGTCAAAAATGTGAGTTTTGAGAAGAAAGTTCAGATCCGTATCACTTTCGATTCTTGGAAAAACTACACTGACGTAGACTGTGTCTATATGAAAAATGTGTATGGTGGCACAGATAGTGATACCTTCTCATTTGCCATTGACTTACCCCCTGTCATTCCAACTGAGCAGAAAATTGAGTTCTGCATTTCTTACCATGCTAATGGGCAAGTCTTTTGGGACAACAATGATGGTCAGAATTATAGAATTGTTCATGTTCAATGGAAGCCTGATGGGGTGCAGACACAGATGGCACCCCAGGACTGTGCATTCCACCAGACGTCTCCTAAGACAGAGTTAGAGTCAACAATCTTTGGCAGTCCGAGGCTGGCTAGTGGGCTCTTCCcagagtggcagagctgggggagAATGGAGAACTTGGCCTCTTATCGATGA